AAAAGCAATAACCAGTACCGCACGCATTATTTTTGTGTCGTGGAAGTTTACGGGCCACTATGGGCCGGTTAGACATATAGACTGGGTTGCTGATGGACCAAAGATATATAAGCTAACTGTCTACCAGAAGATAGATacgagccaaaaaaaaaacctgctgcccttcctcgcaaaaaaaaaatcagaatatAATTGTAAACGGAAAGATGCTCTCCTTTGGTCCTAGTTGTGACGTGGTGAGCTATATTATTGCTGCTACCTTCGCTTGTCGGCACTCTACTCACTGAAATTATTTGCCAGACCTTGACCAAAATCGATAGGCTGATGCTGACATTTGGCACGGTAGCAATAATGCGAGCAAACTATTGTTAAGATATTAGGAAACGTTCTAAATAAGTCCATTATATCAAAATTTGTTGAATAGAAAAAAATGacttcaggaaaaaaaatcctcTTGGATATTCTGTaaataaaaaatcaaattcaaaagaaaattaaacACGCATTCATGAATAAACTTTTAGAAAGACTTCTACTACATCATAATCATGCGAATGGAACCTTGGGGTCATATATGATGACAATTGCCTTCCTATTTCATGCTAAAGCTGCCATGATGTTGGAGTTCAAGTACCAGCAGCTTCTAGTGGCACATCTGAGTCTTATATGAAAAAAGTGCCATCATGATGCGGCTACCTCAAGAAACTCAAGCAAACTTTTGTTGAAATGGTCAGTTCCCATCTTCACACAAacataaaagaaaaacaacactCCCTCTCACAACAATCACCTGTTCAGCGCACACACGGTGCTGTCATGAGTGCACATACCCAGAGCTGAGAGCTGTGCTGGCCTTGTCGGTGACACAACACTTTATTTATTGCATATATTCATGGCCAATTTATAATCATGTATAGATGGCCATGATTCAGATAAGGACACACATTTGTCAAAACAAGCCTGCATTTTTGTCCACCAAATCGTGCTACAATGTCAGGCTTTATGGCCAAACAGCATGGTAGGATAAGATAGGGATTTGTAGCTTGGAATCCATGGGCCATGATGATTGATTGACAGAATGTCCAAAATTAATTATGCCCCCCCTTCCTTGTTCGTCTTTCTTGGATCACACTACTGCCAATCAAGTGCAGTGATATGTCTGATCTAGGGATTACAAAAGAACTATCATCATAAATTAAAGGAAAGTCCGATTTTCACCCTTCAACTATAGCGGAAGTCTAATTTTCTACCTATAACTACAAAATCGGATAGGGACGGCCATCCAACTGTCAAAACTGAGCAAATTTGACCCTTTTagtggttttacattttctaaaaatttaaaaagtttaggttttgaaatgaattagttatgatttttttattaaaccaaaactttttaaatttctagaaaatgtaaaaccaccCTCGAAACCACCCAAAGAGTCAAATTTGCCCGATTTTGACAGTTGAATGGCCCTCTCTATTCGGTTTTGTAGTTGCAGGTTGAAAATCAGACTTATAGCATTGAAGGTTGAAAATCGAACTTTTCCCTAAATTAAACGGCAGATGTCTGAATTTTCTGATGGTAACTCTGTTGTTTGTAATAAAATAAGATTAATTAAATTGCAGTTTGCACTGTCTGGGTTAGGACCTGAGATTGTTCACCTAGCTTATTCTACAAGGGACTGAACTGTAAAATTCAAAACTGAATTCAGCAGAAGTGTCTATGGTACTCTGGTTTCGAATTCATAAGTAGATGTCTCCTAAAATTACCCATCCTTGTAAATCAGGAGTCAACCAGAAAGGTAAAAATCCaaagaagatgagatgaaaaGGCGCCAATGTAGGTGGGCAGGTGGCCGCCGGCCGACCTACGAAACCACCCCAGCGTGCATGGGACAAGAACAACTGCACAATCACCCTGTGCCTTTTTACGATTTTAACCCCACCCCTCCTGCGGGACCCACATGCCAGCCAGCACTAATTACTCTGCTTCAGTCCTCCAGTTCATCACACCACTGACCACTCTGCCCCTCGCTCTCTTCTGCTGCTGCACTCCACTCCTCTCCACCACTTCACTAGCTCGGGTCTCAAGCTGAACCACTTCAAGAAATAAACCCCTGCTGTGCTGCACGCACCCGCCATGGCCAGGCCGCTACGTTCCTTCTGCCTCCACCGGATCAggtccgccggcggcggcgccgcgtccaccgccgcgccgccgtcgataTGTGGCGCCAATAAGGAGGTCAGTTccagcgacgacggcggcgacagcAAGTCGGTGATGGACGAGGAGGTGAAGAAGGGCGGCAATGGCaacgaggccgccgccgtcgtcgtgggGAGGAAGGtgatggtggcggcggacggcggcagcGAGGAGTCCCGGACGGCGCTGCAGTGGGCGCTGTCGCACGCCGTCCGGCCCTGCGACACGCTCGTCCTGCTCGAAGTcgtcaggggcggcggcggcaacggcaagAACCGTGCGTAAGCCTGCGTATATCGTAACCAACTGACTCGCCGTGATTGCAAACTTAATTGCGTATTGCGAACTGAGGATCATCTCAAATCAGGACGCGATCCAAGAGGGTGTCAGCACCTGGAGGCCATGAGGAGCATCTGCCAGGCCAAAAGACCAGAGGTAACTGCAATCACACATGAAACATTCAGCTTTGCGCAATCGGTCATGCTAATCTTCTTTGTGTCGTTATAATTTTATCTTTTGTTGATGGAACTAGCTCCAAGTAGCACTTTACCAAGTAATTAAGATTGTGTAGACACTGAGATGACACATGAAGTAATTCAAATTGGTTGGTCTTCTTTGCTCTGTTCGTTCGAGTAAATTTCGTATCTAGGTGTACATCATTGAGAAATAGCATTGGCACAATCTATATAAACAAGCTACGTACGATGTAAGGGAACACTAATTGCATTGCAGCATCAATTTCCTCTCGGAACTACCAACtaattgcaacatcaagatTGGCGTTCATGTTGCCAATTAGCTAGAACTGCTATGCATTTAGTGCCACAGTGATGGTCTATAAAGAGGAGTCCTTGATCTGATGCCATCCATATAGCTCTTTGCTATACATGGTCCTCCTAAATAATTGACTTCTTTTTGGGCTGGTACAGCAAGTATCTGCTCAACACATCATCTCCTGTGCTGTTTGCCCTTTGATGCAAGCAACAGAATCCAATGAATGTACATCAGAAGGATTCAATAATTGTTCAtcatattaaaaagaaaaaaaatgattcaaTAATTGTTCATCATATTAAAAAGTAGATTTTATAACCTATAATCAGTAGCATGGTATCGACACTGTTGAGGCTGTTTGGAACGCAAGAATTTCATAGAGCCGACACAACTTGTCGTCAATGTTACCGTCAAATTCAACTCGGTGTTCCAAGCAATGCCTCAATGTTCACTTGTTCGTGCATTTCATGAAAAATGTCCCAAGGTGTCCCTTCCACTGCTGGAGTAATAACATGAAGTGACACACACAGGCCTCTGATCCGCTATCAACAACAAGCTGTAAAAACTCTTTGCCGACACCTTTTGTGATAGCGGAATAGGAGATAATCAGACAAAAACAGTTCCATGGCTAGTTAAATCTCGCGGGACAGCATGTCCTTGAAACAAGGCGTTCTGTATGAGACAGTAGCAAATTGAAAAAGAGGGCCCCGTTTACTGTCAGATCAAAGGGGAAAAAGATGCCAGGCAGCAGAGAGCTGCAATTGCAAGCAAAGATCACAACTGACAGCAGAGGGGTGGGGGGCTGGGGGCATGTGGATGAGCATCATCAAAGGGTACCATGCATCATGTCCCCAGACAGGATCATGGCCCAACATTTCCTTCCAGCTTTGACTTTGATGCCTTGTGTTGAGAGCCCAAGCTGATGCAGGAGAGTTTCAAGACAAAAGCCTTACATATGTTTGAACAGTTTTCAAGTGAATTCTAGAAAAAAAGTTTCAGTTCTGTTGGTACATTGTTTTCAAAAAGGTTTTATGCATACGGTGACTGATCTGTTGATTTTTGTTTTTAATTTTCGTAACACCAGGTGCGCGTGGAGGTTTCCGTGGTGGAAGGGAAGGACCGTGGCCCGGCGATCGTGGAGGCGGCGAGGAAGCTGGGCGTGTcgctcctcgtcgtcggccAGAAGAAGCGCTCCGTCACGTGGCGGCTGCTGTCGATGTggatggccggcgcggcggccggagccggTGGGAGCGCCGCCGACTACTGCGTGCAGCACGCGGCGTGCATGGCGCTGGCCGTCCGGCGGAAgagccggcgaggcggcggctaCCTCATCACCACCAGGCGCCAGAGAGATTTCTGGCTCCTCGCCTGAGGTCATGACTAGGTGGTATAGATAAGGTTAATGTGCTGAAGATTATATAGATAGGGGAATAATGCTGTTTGGTGTTGGCTTAATGGCTTGGTTTGGCTTGTTGCTGCACTGCTGATCTAGAACTTGCATGGGATTGGGGAAGGGAACATTGGACTATTCATGGTTTGCATTTCGCAACAATGAATTGAAAGTTTATGGAATCAAGCAGCATATAAGTTGAGCAGCAGTTGGATATATAGGCACCTTCTTCATGAACAGATTGCTAATGAACAGCTTGAGAATGGCATAAAACAAGTAGAATTTGCATGTTACATTATGAAAACCACAAATAATCTACCATCTAACAGGACGCTCCAAGTAAAATCTACATTATTTGACACTTTGACTTACGAAAACATAGTACATTCTACATTGCTGTCAGACTAAACTAACATCCCACAGAAAAATATTGACAAATTAAACATGATTTGCAGACGCCTCACAAGAACGGTAAATAAATAGGCAGGTGATTCACTAGCACCCCCAGCTAACCACGGTTGTGCCATAAGCAAGGTAAGGAGtgggtgaaaaaaaaaagaacataaacAACACGACAGTGCAAATTGCCTGGCCATAGCAGCAGTCAAACTGACGGGCGCTCTTCTGGAGTTATATACAGGTAAACACACATCGCTCTAACCTCATGCTCCATTATACAAAACCTGAGACGTGAACATCATGCTGCTCCGGGCCCCAGGATCTAAGAAGCCGGGGCAGATTCTAGGAGACGGTACATTGTGATCTCCTGCTGCTTGAAGTACCTccgatcctcctcgtccacaAGGACCAGGTTCAGGTAGTACTTGACGCTGAATTTGTTGTTAATGTTGCGGTAAGTCGGGGTCAGCTCATAAGGCGTCAGGAACAGCCTCACTGGAATAGATTCACCTGCAAACACAATTCGATTAGCTATGCTGGGAAACACCACCAACATCCTTGAAAAATGCTATGGGCCTAGCTTTGATAGGATGGGATTCGGGTGGATCCTGGTTCCGTCCATGTCTCATTCAAGGATGGACCATGATTCAGTCCACTCCCAGCTCACCAAATGGTTTTCCTACATGGGCAAAGCGGGTAAGCAGGAACCACATCTGACCAGATTCAGGCTTCCAACCATAGGTGTCGATCTGAAGAAAAGGTGTCACTTTATGCATCATGATCCTTTTGCCATGATGAGCATCCATACAGCTAGTCCTAGTTCAAATGCAGACCAGACCAACTTCTATGGTTTGCGCAAAAAGACAAAAGGCATACAAGGGactgctagtttttttttattttaaaaaaagctAATTGAGCAGCTTGGAGTTATCAGTGGGCACGGCAATTTAGAATTCCCATGAGCACCAGCAGTTAACTCAAATGAACTGGGTTCTGTCAGTGTTTCACATAGGTTTAAAATTGCTAACATGTTAATTCCTTAATGTTTAGGCACATTATTGCTTTAAACTTTTGAGGTGTTGAAAGCTACAGGTGAGAAAGAGTGCAGCCATGAGCTCAATGAATGGACATGAATGCTTTACAGCAACGAAGCAAACACTCACTGCACTGTAAAGTGGAAAACCATACCTCTGACAGGAGCACCATCCATCAGCTCAAACTTAGCAAGAGTCTCAGTTTCAACATATGTGTTAGAGCCGGATCCTGTTGACTCCCTACGCCGAATCTCCAGCTCCATATTTTTTATCTTTATTCTGACAAGAAGGAAATATATCTTCCCAATAATCACATCATTGAGATGGTACCTGGAAAATGCAAAAAAGTGAATGATATGCAGGTTTCCATAGAGAGAAGCTTATCGGAAAAGACAAAAGATAGGCATATGCCTATGATCTTACTTGCTTTTGCTGTACTCAAACTCAATATGTAAGCAATCCTCAATTCCTACTTCCATCTGAAAAGGAAAATTCAGTAACATGAATTTCATAATCAAATGCACGACCATCTATCTTTTAGAAAGATCATTCTTAGTTTAATCACATTAAATAGCAAAAGGCATGCAATTAAGTATATAGCTGAATAGAGAGCGAGGAAAATAAATTATTTAACTTGCTCTCCAGGACATGtcataaaaaaaaaggttgtgAAGTAACTCTAATAAACTCCATCACATCAAGGCtatttaatatatatattttggtGCAATCAGCTTATTAAATGAAAACCATCAACACAACATTCTTTTTTTAGAACAAACACaacaaaaaatattatttcCCCAAGAATATAAGCTCATTTGAGTTATATGACACAACCCTCAGAATGAACAAGTGTATTTGGAATATTACTATCTAAGAGTGGTACGGAGGGTCAGGACACTCCCAAGGCTTTTCTTTGGACATCCAAACATTTTCTCTTCACCTTCGTATCTAAACTTTAATTATGTCAGACTGGTGGTAGCATATCAGATCAGTACAGTTCATGACCTGTTTTTTCCGCATAAAAGGAAGGACCCGTGGGTGGCTAGTGAAAATGAGCTaattttttctctttccttgtTTACAAACTATCAAAACTGATATTTCAA
This sequence is a window from Setaria italica strain Yugu1 chromosome III, Setaria_italica_v2.0, whole genome shotgun sequence. Protein-coding genes within it:
- the LOC101775379 gene encoding uncharacterized protein LOC101775379: MARPLRSFCLHRIRSAGGGAASTAAPPSICGANKEVSSSDDGGDSKSVMDEEVKKGGNGNEAAAVVVGRKVMVAADGGSEESRTALQWALSHAVRPCDTLVLLEVVRGGGGNGKNRRDPRGCQHLEAMRSICQAKRPEVRVEVSVVEGKDRGPAIVEAARKLGVSLLVVGQKKRSVTWRLLSMWMAGAAAGAGGSAADYCVQHAACMALAVRRKSRRGGGYLITTRRQRDFWLLA